The following are encoded together in the Blautia obeum ATCC 29174 genome:
- a CDS encoding lantibiotic protection ABC transporter ATP-binding protein, with the protein MEMILKTTNLCKSFSGQTVVNNISLNIERNSVYGLLGPNGAGKSTTLKMITGILKPTSGNIEFDGHTWKRSDLNHIGALIEMPPLYENLTAYENLKVRTTVLGLTDKRIDEVLQIVRLTETGKKRAGQFSLGMKQRLGIAVALLNNPKLLILDEPTNGLDPIGIEELRELIRSFPAKGITVILSSHILSEVQQTADHIGIIAGGVLGYEGKLNANENLEQLFMDVVKSNHREG; encoded by the coding sequence ATGGAAATGATTTTAAAAACAACAAACCTTTGCAAATCTTTCAGCGGGCAAACGGTTGTAAACAATATTTCGCTGAACATTGAAAGAAATTCTGTCTATGGACTGCTTGGACCGAACGGAGCTGGAAAATCTACAACACTAAAAATGATTACTGGCATTTTGAAACCGACTTCTGGAAACATCGAATTTGACGGTCATACATGGAAGCGTAGCGACTTAAACCATATCGGGGCATTGATTGAAATGCCACCGCTTTATGAGAACCTAACCGCCTATGAAAATCTGAAAGTGAGAACTACCGTGTTAGGGCTGACAGATAAGCGGATTGACGAAGTGCTGCAAATCGTCCGGCTGACGGAAACAGGCAAGAAAAGAGCCGGACAGTTTTCTCTTGGTATGAAACAGCGTCTTGGAATTGCAGTTGCATTACTAAACAACCCGAAGCTGCTCATACTTGATGAACCAACCAACGGGCTTGACCCGATTGGGATTGAAGAACTTAGAGAGCTTATCCGTTCCTTTCCTGCAAAGGGTATTACCGTTATTTTATCAAGTCATATTCTCTCCGAGGTACAACAGACCGCTGACCACATCGGCATTATTGCGGGCGGCGTCTTAGGCTATGAGGGAAAACTTAATGCAAACGAAAATTTGGAACAGCTTTTTATGGACGTTGTAAAAAGCAATCACAGGGAGGGTTAA
- a CDS encoding lysozyme family protein translates to MRLKRILIIGTIFPVLFSIILFFGILISGEDDDSSNSYLPVYSGMNLSADVLRHQPMVEKYARENGISEYVNVLLAIIQVESGGTATDVMQSSESLGLPPNSLSTEDSIKQGCKYFASLLSSCKAKGMTDINVVIQSYNYGGGYADYVAKNGKKHSFNLAENFAKNKSGGTKVTYTNPIAVSKNGGWRYNYGNMFYVELVNQYLTVKQFSNATVQAVMNEALKYQGWKYVYGGSNPNTSFDCSGLTQWCYGKAGISLPRTAQAQYDATQHIPLSQAQAGDLVFFHSTYNTSDYVTHVGIYAGNNQMYHAGNPIGYTDLTSAYWQQHIICAGRIKQ, encoded by the coding sequence ATGAGATTAAAGCGTATCCTTATCATAGGTACGATATTTCCTGTCCTTTTCTCCATCATTCTCTTTTTCGGGATATTGATTTCCGGCGAAGATGACGACAGTTCCAACAGTTATTTGCCTGTCTATTCTGGCATGAACCTGTCAGCCGATGTCCTCAGACATCAGCCAATGGTAGAAAAATACGCCAGAGAAAACGGTATCTCGGAGTATGTGAACGTCCTGCTTGCTATCATACAGGTGGAAAGTGGCGGTACAGCTACCGATGTCATGCAGTCCAGTGAAAGTCTGGGGCTACCGCCGAACTCATTAAGTACAGAGGATTCTATCAAGCAGGGGTGTAAATATTTTGCGTCCCTGCTTTCTTCCTGTAAAGCCAAAGGCATGACGGACATTAACGTAGTTATTCAATCTTATAACTATGGTGGTGGCTATGCAGACTATGTTGCGAAGAATGGGAAAAAGCACAGCTTCAATCTTGCAGAGAATTTCGCAAAGAATAAATCCGGCGGTACAAAAGTGACCTATACAAATCCGATAGCTGTCAGTAAAAATGGTGGCTGGCGTTATAACTACGGAAATATGTTTTATGTGGAGCTGGTCAACCAATATCTGACTGTAAAGCAGTTCAGCAACGCAACCGTACAGGCGGTTATGAATGAAGCATTGAAATATCAAGGCTGGAAATATGTCTATGGTGGCAGTAATCCGAACACCTCTTTTGACTGTTCTGGTCTTACCCAGTGGTGCTACGGAAAAGCCGGAATTAGTTTGCCACGAACCGCACAGGCACAGTATGACGCAACACAGCATATCCCATTGTCACAGGCACAGGCTGGCGATTTGGTATTTTTCCATTCCACTTACAATACCAGTGACTATGTTACCCATGTGGGTATTTATGCTGGAAATAATCAGATGTACCATGCCGGAAATCCCATTGGTTATACCGATTTGACCTCTGCCTACTGGCAACAGCACATCATTTGTGCCGGAAGAATTAAGCAATAG
- a CDS encoding lantibiotic immunity ABC transporter MutG family permease subunit yields the protein MGFIYALRSEQEKTKHTSFWAIHFCVPVMGALLFLAYYSQYASTADSKKLKMILEITTTFFPVLISVIVGLNVALEEKASHFQTLLAVPNRHKNMLAKLTYLYGSGVFALFFLFLLFVIGIHLLGMADTVQLGMLIGAAAGMAFCNFIIYILHLFLSFKFGLGLSLFWGVFESLQCILYSNIELKGVARYIPFAWSMNWVQDILSRQIFNYGTEKIWIAALTTGGLLLTLLWFSHWEGRKNYE from the coding sequence ATGGGTTTTATTTATGCGCTTCGTTCTGAACAGGAAAAAACGAAGCATACATCGTTTTGGGCTATTCATTTTTGTGTACCCGTTATGGGGGCATTGTTATTTCTTGCTTACTATTCCCAGTATGCCAGCACCGCAGACAGTAAAAAGCTCAAAATGATATTGGAAATTACGACAACGTTTTTTCCGGTGTTGATAAGCGTTATTGTTGGTCTGAACGTTGCACTGGAAGAAAAGGCTTCACACTTCCAAACGCTGCTTGCTGTACCAAACAGACACAAAAATATGCTTGCAAAATTAACTTATCTTTATGGTTCGGGGGTATTTGCATTGTTCTTTCTGTTCCTGTTATTTGTGATTGGCATACATCTTTTGGGAATGGCTGATACAGTGCAGCTCGGAATGCTCATTGGAGCCGCCGCCGGGATGGCTTTTTGTAATTTTATAATATACATCTTGCACCTGTTCCTTAGCTTCAAATTTGGATTAGGGTTATCCCTGTTTTGGGGCGTGTTTGAAAGTCTGCAATGTATCTTATATAGCAATATTGAGCTGAAAGGTGTAGCCCGGTATATCCCCTTTGCATGGTCTATGAATTGGGTACAGGATATTTTGAGCCGACAAATTTTCAACTATGGAACAGAAAAAATATGGATTGCAGCATTAACGACAGGTGGCTTGTTGCTGACCTTATTATGGTTTTCTCATTGGGAGGGAAGAAAAAATTATGAATAA
- a CDS encoding CD3337/EF1877 family mobilome membrane protein codes for MMKSVTKEKVFHVLKLVLLAVTVTLVLLSLLGTVAHASGLVDDTVNADNLYSKYPLSNYQLDFYVDNSWSWLPWNWLDGIGKSVQYGLYCITNFVWTISLYLSNATGYVVQQAYKLDFINDMADGIGKSIQALAGVTEHGFSSSGFYVGFLLIIILIVGVYTAYTGLLKRETSKALHAVINFVVVFIVSASFIAYAPNYIQKINDFSSDISTASLDLGTKIMLPDSQSKGKDSVDLIRDSLFAIQVEKPWLLLQFGNSDTEEIGAERVEALVSASPSDEDGETRENVVKTEIEDNDNDNLTIPQVVNRLGMVFFLLIFNLGITIFIFLLTGMMLFSQILFIIYAMFLPISFLLSMIPTYENMAKQAVVRVFNAIMTRAGITLIVTVAFSISSMFYNISTDYPFFMVAFLQIICFAGIYMKLGELMSMFSLNANDSQQIGRRIFRRPMVFMRHRARRMEHRIARAVGAGSVAGAMAGASVARAGKPATNQPPKKRENTSSSMGSRVGSAVGAVMDTKNKVRDSASSLKENVKDLPTQAGYAVHSAKQKAKDNVSDFKRGVVEERENRQEQRTQKRNLHRENISQKKQELQKAQEARQTVHANGSATAGATRSHERPVATPVPKPAQTDIVTKPDMKRPATSPVIKNAEIKAGKETVQTNIRQEQQVKSVARANQPNVAESISNHKKSTVQKTQVNQKQNRKTVTKQPEKGRKK; via the coding sequence ATGATGAAATCTGTCACAAAAGAAAAGGTATTCCATGTACTGAAACTGGTTCTGCTCGCCGTGACCGTTACGCTGGTACTGCTGTCCCTACTTGGGACGGTAGCTCATGCGTCTGGACTGGTCGATGATACGGTCAATGCAGACAACCTGTATTCAAAGTATCCGCTTTCCAACTATCAGCTTGATTTCTATGTGGACAATAGCTGGTCTTGGCTACCGTGGAACTGGCTGGACGGCATTGGAAAATCGGTGCAGTACGGGCTTTACTGTATCACAAATTTTGTCTGGACAATCAGCCTGTATCTTAGCAATGCCACAGGATATGTGGTGCAACAGGCGTATAAGCTGGACTTCATCAATGACATGGCAGATGGTATCGGGAAAAGTATCCAGGCACTTGCCGGAGTGACCGAACATGGATTTTCCAGCAGTGGATTCTATGTGGGATTCCTGCTCATTATCATTCTGATTGTAGGTGTTTACACCGCCTATACAGGGCTTCTCAAACGGGAAACAAGCAAAGCACTTCACGCTGTTATCAACTTTGTGGTGGTGTTCATTGTGTCTGCGTCCTTTATTGCTTATGCTCCCAACTACATACAGAAAATCAATGATTTCAGTTCGGACATCAGCACCGCTTCTCTGGACTTGGGGACAAAAATCATGCTCCCAGATTCACAAAGCAAAGGCAAGGACAGTGTAGACCTTATCCGTGACAGCCTGTTTGCGATACAGGTAGAAAAACCGTGGCTGTTATTGCAATTCGGGAACAGCGATACCGAAGAAATCGGGGCTGAACGTGTGGAAGCTCTGGTATCTGCAAGCCCGTCCGATGAAGATGGGGAAACAAGGGAAAATGTTGTGAAAACAGAGATTGAGGATAACGACAATGATAACCTTACTATTCCACAGGTCGTCAACCGTCTGGGTATGGTGTTCTTCCTGCTCATTTTCAATCTCGGTATCACAATCTTTATCTTCCTGCTTACCGGAATGATGTTATTTTCCCAGATACTATTTATCATATATGCCATGTTTCTACCTATCAGTTTTTTACTGTCCATGATACCAACCTATGAGAACATGGCGAAACAGGCAGTTGTCCGTGTATTCAATGCCATTATGACAAGAGCCGGAATCACACTGATTGTGACTGTGGCATTTTCGATTTCCAGTATGTTCTACAACATTTCCACAGATTATCCGTTCTTCATGGTGGCATTTTTGCAGATAATCTGCTTTGCCGGAATCTATATGAAACTCGGAGAACTAATGAGTATGTTCAGCCTTAATGCCAATGACAGCCAGCAGATAGGTCGCCGGATTTTCCGTAGACCGATGGTGTTCATGCGACACAGGGCAAGACGTATGGAACACAGGATTGCAAGGGCTGTCGGTGCTGGAAGTGTTGCAGGTGCGATGGCTGGTGCAAGTGTTGCTAGAGCCGGAAAGCCAGCAACGAACCAACCGCCAAAGAAACGTGAAAATACCTCTTCCAGCATGGGAAGCCGTGTCGGTTCTGCGGTAGGTGCTGTGATGGATACGAAAAATAAAGTCCGTGACAGTGCTTCCTCTCTGAAAGAAAATGTGAAAGACTTGCCGACACAGGCTGGTTATGCTGTCCACTCTGCAAAACAGAAAGCAAAGGATAATGTATCAGACTTTAAGCGTGGCGTTGTGGAAGAACGGGAAAACCGACAGGAACAGCGTACACAGAAACGCAATCTGCACAGGGAAAATATCTCACAGAAAAAACAGGAATTGCAGAAAGCACAGGAAGCAAGACAGACAGTTCATGCGAATGGATCAGCGACAGCCGGAGCTACCAGAAGCCATGAACGCCCTGTTGCCACACCTGTTCCAAAACCAGCACAAACCGATATAGTTACGAAGCCGGATATGAAACGTCCTGCTACTTCTCCTGTGATAAAAAATGCAGAAATCAAGGCTGGAAAAGAAACCGTCCAAACCAATATCAGACAGGAACAGCAGGTTAAATCTGTTGCCAGAGCGAACCAGCCAAACGTAGCAGAATCCATCAGCAATCATAAGAAATCTACAGTACAGAAAACACAGGTCAACCAAAAACAAAATCGTAAGACTGTTACGAAGCAACCAGAGAAAGGACGGAAGAAATGA
- a CDS encoding response regulator transcription factor → MATILMIDDEQAILELVKNGLRKDGHFVTTYTSAAQVPIDKLNRYDLIILDIMMPDVDGFSYCDKIRSLVDCPILFLTAKTMEHDITFGLGLGADDYLTKPFRIAELRARVNAHLRRERRERHTALTFDRIKIDLSEKELRVDNTPVALTKSEYLICEYLARNKGQVFSKEQIYEAVFSLEGDSDNSTISTHIKNIRSKLNKLDIQPIATVWGIGYKWE, encoded by the coding sequence ATGGCAACGATCCTTATGATTGATGATGAACAGGCTATTTTAGAGCTTGTCAAAAACGGGCTGCGAAAGGATGGGCATTTCGTGACCACTTATACCTCTGCCGCACAGGTACCGATTGATAAGCTGAACAGATATGACTTGATTATACTGGATATTATGATGCCAGATGTAGACGGCTTTTCCTATTGTGATAAAATTCGTTCCCTTGTAGACTGTCCTATTCTTTTTCTGACGGCAAAGACAATGGAGCATGACATCACATTTGGGCTTGGTCTGGGAGCAGACGACTATCTGACAAAACCATTTCGTATTGCAGAATTGCGGGCGAGAGTAAACGCCCACTTACGGCGTGAACGTAGGGAACGACATACCGCACTTACCTTTGACCGCATAAAAATTGATTTATCTGAAAAAGAATTACGGGTAGATAACACGCCTGTTGCCTTAACGAAAAGCGAATATCTGATTTGTGAATATCTTGCAAGGAATAAAGGACAGGTATTTTCAAAAGAACAGATTTACGAAGCTGTTTTCAGCTTAGAGGGCGACAGTGATAATTCTACGATTTCTACTCATATCAAGAATATCCGGTCAAAATTGAACAAACTGGATATTCAGCCGATAGCGACAGTCTGGGGGATTGGGTATAAATGGGAATAA
- a CDS encoding helix-turn-helix transcriptional regulator — MAKRPVPLYDFAAFGQAIKAARTARKESRKDVSDAMNISPRYLTNIENKGQQPSLQIFYELVTRYNISVDQFFFPNRDTEKSTQRRQLDTLLDNISDKGLRIVTATAKEVAEIENSDK; from the coding sequence ATGGCTAAAAGACCTGTACCACTTTATGACTTCGCAGCTTTCGGGCAAGCGATAAAAGCGGCGCGGACAGCGAGAAAGGAAAGTCGCAAAGATGTAAGCGACGCAATGAATATTTCTCCGCGTTACCTTACCAATATTGAAAATAAGGGACAACAACCAAGCCTGCAAATCTTTTATGAGCTTGTGACACGCTATAACATATCGGTAGACCAATTCTTTTTTCCGAATAGAGACACTGAAAAATCCACTCAGCGGCGGCAGCTTGATACTCTGCTTGACAATATCAGCGATAAGGGATTAAGGATTGTGACTGCTACGGCGAAAGAGGTTGCGGAAATCGAAAACTCGGACAAATAA
- a CDS encoding sensor histidine kinase, which translates to MGIKKTTSLKASFWKFLCMLLIGLIGAVVIPFSLILAGTSTGLITYADYSERSAKNLVPVIAATPDLTDVQLPMGCKYLVLDKNYQVTETTLEGDDLDRAMEYAISGKINTNLNKQYLLVTRENEYVVLQYYIGSQFTNEWLYEHFPSPEILLYILIAINCIAVCVILTAKFAKNMRAQLSPLFEATRQVAGQNLDFEVEHSKIKEFEDVLCSFANMKDNLKISLEKQWHAEQLQREQIAALAHDLKTPLTVIQGNIDLISETELDDEQRLYAGYITESSEQIGIYIKTLIDISRTVAGYQLHLEKFDIADYMRRIETQASSLCLTKGICLHMETGADLGALKADKLLLERAIMNVISNALDYSPTQGTIYVTVQMTDCFLHISITDEGSGFTPESLHHAQEQFFMGDKSRISNMHFGMGLYITSSIIKQHGGQLVLSNSKKTGGAQVIIKIPY; encoded by the coding sequence ATGGGAATAAAAAAAACAACATCACTGAAAGCGTCTTTTTGGAAATTCTTATGTATGCTTCTGATTGGGCTAATAGGTGCGGTGGTGATACCATTCAGTCTTATTTTAGCCGGAACCAGTACGGGACTTATTACCTATGCGGATTATTCAGAACGCAGTGCAAAAAACCTTGTTCCTGTTATTGCTGCAACGCCGGATTTGACAGATGTGCAGCTTCCTATGGGTTGCAAGTATTTGGTGCTGGATAAGAATTATCAAGTGACAGAAACGACCTTAGAGGGCGACGATTTAGACCGGGCTATGGAATACGCAATATCCGGGAAGATAAATACAAACCTCAACAAACAGTATTTGCTTGTGACCCGCGAAAATGAATATGTGGTGCTACAATATTACATCGGCTCACAATTTACAAATGAATGGCTTTATGAACATTTTCCCTCACCGGAAATTCTGCTTTATATTCTCATAGCAATCAACTGTATTGCGGTATGCGTGATATTGACAGCGAAGTTTGCAAAAAATATGCGGGCGCAGCTCTCCCCGCTTTTTGAAGCAACAAGGCAGGTTGCCGGACAAAATCTTGATTTTGAAGTGGAACATTCAAAAATCAAAGAATTTGAGGATGTACTTTGTTCTTTTGCTAATATGAAAGATAATCTGAAAATATCTTTAGAGAAGCAATGGCACGCGGAACAATTACAAAGAGAACAGATTGCAGCACTCGCTCATGATTTGAAAACACCTTTGACCGTCATTCAAGGAAATATTGATTTGATAAGTGAAACAGAGCTTGACGACGAGCAACGTCTATATGCGGGTTACATCACTGAAAGTTCCGAGCAGATAGGCATTTATATTAAGACGTTAATTGACATTTCCCGGACAGTCGCCGGGTATCAGCTTCATTTAGAAAAATTTGATATAGCTGATTACATGAGACGGATTGAAACGCAGGCAAGCTCTTTATGCCTTACTAAAGGAATTTGTCTGCACATGGAAACGGGAGCTGACTTGGGCGCACTCAAAGCGGATAAGTTGCTGTTGGAACGGGCAATTATGAATGTGATAAGCAATGCGTTAGACTACTCTCCAACACAGGGGACAATTTATGTAACAGTGCAAATGACAGACTGCTTTTTGCACATATCCATAACAGACGAGGGAAGCGGCTTCACGCCAGAGTCCCTACACCATGCACAGGAACAGTTTTTCATGGGCGACAAAAGCAGAATTTCTAATATGCACTTTGGTATGGGACTTTATATCACGAGCAGCATTATCAAGCAACATGGCGGGCAGCTTGTTTTAAGCAATTCTAAAAAGACTGGCGGCGCACAGGTTATTATCAAAATTCCATATTAG
- a CDS encoding NisI/SpaI family lantibiotic immunity lipoprotein, with the protein MNKSKKIMLLLLFTFIVCVALAGCTLQDRIEEYSSDKEQCYLNTENVTRFSYKGNDYTILADTVSNGGLGEWIGYIRQLAAIDENGKILLQENVETVTFQSLADLAEKAPEAAYIIPFLNVYAAPNADDYLIVDVNGGYHKAVISKNVKDSDTVFDFKKTEESINDSFEVNPENATQLLWGGTVYQVTSDMVSDDELGSYIDILAESVTFDTETKIPLSKEDLSKIDWYGENAGQGREFWFYTDVYEIYGTDKAEAVAVNVNDNYYIAKRQ; encoded by the coding sequence ATGAATAAAAGCAAAAAAATAATGCTACTTCTGCTGTTTACCTTTATCGTTTGTGTGGCTCTTGCTGGCTGTACTTTACAGGACAGAATCGAAGAATATTCCAGTGACAAGGAACAATGCTATTTGAATACGGAAAATGTAACACGTTTTTCCTATAAAGGTAACGATTACACCATTTTGGCAGATACCGTATCAAATGGCGGGCTTGGAGAATGGATTGGATATATCCGGCAGCTGGCTGCCATAGACGAGAACGGAAAAATATTGCTGCAAGAAAATGTTGAAACGGTGACTTTTCAATCCTTAGCGGATTTGGCGGAGAAAGCACCAGAAGCCGCTTACATTATTCCTTTTCTCAATGTATATGCGGCTCCTAACGCAGACGATTATCTTATTGTAGATGTAAACGGAGGGTATCATAAAGCTGTTATCAGCAAAAATGTCAAAGATAGCGATACTGTTTTTGATTTTAAGAAAACAGAAGAATCTATAAATGACAGCTTTGAAGTCAATCCAGAAAATGCGACACAACTTCTTTGGGGCGGGACGGTTTATCAAGTAACGTCTGATATGGTATCAGATGATGAATTAGGCAGCTACATTGATATTCTCGCTGAAAGTGTTACATTCGATACAGAAACGAAAATCCCTTTGTCAAAAGAAGATTTAAGCAAGATTGACTGGTACGGGGAAAATGCCGGACAGGGGCGAGAGTTTTGGTTTTACACAGATGTCTATGAGATTTACGGAACCGATAAAGCGGAAGCGGTTGCGGTCAATGTAAATGATAACTACTATATTGCAAAGCGACAATGA
- a CDS encoding RNA polymerase sigma factor, which yields MKPSDFQKTIQCQFDCKLKKVVKGIVRNYRKELARRQAKEVSFCELPEIVVEKLIVWDDYESEYTTFDVCGTEIRVLDEELAEALKQLPEQSRNIVLMFFFLDMSDSEIGEKLNINRSTSYRHRRNSLEEIRKQLKEKKTNEE from the coding sequence GTGAAACCGTCAGACTTCCAAAAGACGATACAGTGTCAGTTCGACTGTAAGCTCAAAAAAGTTGTTAAAGGAATTGTCCGTAATTACCGCAAGGAATTAGCCAGACGACAGGCAAAGGAAGTATCCTTTTGTGAGCTTCCAGAGATTGTTGTTGAGAAATTGATTGTATGGGACGATTACGAAAGTGAATATACAACATTCGATGTGTGCGGTACAGAAATCCGTGTACTTGATGAAGAACTTGCAGAAGCACTGAAACAGTTGCCGGAGCAGAGTCGGAACATTGTATTGATGTTTTTCTTCTTGGATATGAGCGATTCGGAGATAGGCGAAAAGCTGAACATCAACCGAAGCACATCATACAGACACAGAAGAAATTCACTTGAAGAAATCAGAAAGCAGTTAAAGGAGAAGAAAACAAATGAAGAATAA
- a CDS encoding lantibiotic immunity ABC transporter MutE/EpiE family permease subunit has product MDYLKSEHLKFKRTISNKLIFIVPLITAIFAWLMGGYIGYQYMTLYWWYAFLLPGAIAILCSLSHRKEENAGKYYSVFSMPVNLSRFEFAKGIILVEKLLVSAIFLALLISISNIIAPATAVYSLLHSITGSIGIILASVWQIPLCLYLARKTGMFVPIVLNTILGIVLSTATALGNTIAWWFVPYCWAAKLAEPLMGIEINGTYAGNCGFSIAIMISISLSILLFLILSYADAKDFSKGR; this is encoded by the coding sequence ATGGACTATCTAAAATCAGAACATTTGAAATTCAAGAGGACAATATCGAACAAACTGATTTTCATTGTTCCGCTAATTACGGCTATTTTTGCATGGCTTATGGGTGGATATATAGGGTATCAGTACATGACGCTTTACTGGTGGTATGCGTTCCTGCTTCCGGGAGCAATCGCAATTTTGTGTTCTTTGTCACACAGAAAAGAAGAAAACGCCGGGAAATACTATTCGGTATTTTCTATGCCTGTAAATCTTTCGAGATTTGAATTTGCCAAGGGCATTATCTTAGTCGAAAAACTGCTTGTTTCAGCGATATTTTTAGCATTGCTTATTTCTATCAGTAATATCATTGCTCCGGCAACGGCAGTATATTCTCTTTTACACAGCATTACAGGAAGTATCGGAATTATCCTTGCGTCTGTCTGGCAAATTCCTTTGTGTCTGTACTTAGCACGCAAAACGGGAATGTTTGTGCCGATTGTGTTAAATACAATACTTGGGATTGTCCTATCTACTGCTACCGCATTAGGAAATACAATAGCATGGTGGTTTGTACCGTATTGTTGGGCAGCAAAACTGGCAGAGCCACTTATGGGAATTGAAATAAACGGAACTTATGCGGGGAATTGTGGATTTTCTATAGCCATTATGATTTCCATTTCGTTGTCAATACTCTTGTTTCTTATTTTATCCTATGCCGACGCAAAGGATTTTTCCAAAGGGAGGTAG
- a CDS encoding conjugal transfer protein — MFKKKEKTMKEPKEKKVRTMKVGTHKKSVLLLWAVLLASTSFGVYKNFTAIDTHTVHEKEIIQLRLNDTNGIENFVKNFAKAYYSWDTSKEAIEARTTEISKYLTKELQDLNADTIRTDIPTSATVTNVLVWNVKQSGTDDFTVAYEVDQQVKEGEQTQAVTENYTVTVHVDKDGAMVITQNPTLAPAVQKSKYEPKAQEADVSVSSDTVKDATAFLETFFKLYPTATEKELAYYVKAGVLAPVSGDYVFSELVNPVFTKDSNNLKVSVSVKYLDNKSKMTQISQYELLLHKDDNWKIVG, encoded by the coding sequence ATGTTTAAGAAGAAAGAAAAAACAATGAAAGAACCCAAAGAAAAGAAAGTGCGTACCATGAAAGTCGGGACACACAAGAAATCTGTCCTGCTTTTGTGGGCGGTACTTCTTGCAAGCACCAGTTTTGGCGTGTACAAGAACTTTACCGCCATTGACACCCACACGGTACATGAAAAAGAAATCATTCAGCTACGATTGAACGATACCAATGGGATTGAGAATTTCGTTAAGAACTTTGCGAAAGCCTACTACTCATGGGATACCAGCAAGGAAGCCATTGAAGCAAGGACAACAGAAATCAGTAAATACCTTACCAAAGAATTACAGGATTTGAACGCCGATACCATCAGAACGGACATACCAACCAGTGCGACCGTTACAAATGTGCTGGTCTGGAATGTAAAGCAGTCTGGAACGGACGATTTTACCGTTGCCTACGAAGTAGATCAGCAGGTAAAAGAGGGAGAACAGACACAGGCAGTCACAGAAAACTATACTGTAACCGTTCATGTGGATAAGGACGGTGCAATGGTCATTACCCAGAATCCTACCCTCGCTCCGGCAGTACAGAAATCAAAGTATGAACCGAAAGCACAGGAAGCCGATGTCAGTGTCAGCTCCGATACAGTCAAGGACGCTACCGCTTTCTTGGAAACATTCTTTAAGCTCTATCCGACAGCTACGGAAAAAGAACTTGCCTATTATGTTAAAGCCGGAGTGCTTGCTCCTGTCTCCGGCGACTATGTATTTTCAGAACTGGTAAACCCTGTCTTTACCAAAGACAGCAACAACCTCAAGGTCAGTGTGTCTGTGAAATATCTGGATAACAAGTCGAAAATGACACAAATCTCACAGTATGAGCTTTTACTTCATAAGGACGATAACTGGAAGATTGTAGGATAA